The genomic region TTTCTGCACGCTCCCCTCTTCCCTGTGCTACTTGCCGCCGCTTGACTTCTGTCTCCCCAGtattacaataataatttattatttatactctgcccatctggctgggtttccccagccactctgggcggcttccaacaaaatactaaaatacgataacctattaaatattaaaagcttccctaaacagggctgccttcagatgtcgtctaaaagattggtagttcattttctctttgacatctggtgggagggcattccacagggcaggtgccactaccaagaaggccctctgcctgcttccctgtaacttggcttctcgcagcgagggaaccgccagaaggtcctcggcgctggacctcagtgtccgggcagaacggacACTGTATTCTGGTCCTGTCTGCTTTGcatctccccttcctctcttctcatgTCCATTTACATGGCTAGCTAGAACGATCAAAGGTGGTCAGGTGGTGGCCGCCCTGCTTCCCTGAAATCTGAAATGTAACCTCATGGTGGAAGGTGAGATATCAAAAGAATAATAACCATAATTGTAACCTGCATAGAAGAACTGGAGGCAGCGACATAAAAGCCAGAATCCCGTGCAACAATTATGAGTTCTCCATGCCCATCTGACTGCCATCCTCCTTGTGAAGTCTTCTGACATCCTTTCCCACCAATGAGGATACTGAACACATCAACTGGTCAGGATCCAGGAGATAGATAGCTGATATTCTGAAGGAACATTGGCTCCCAAACTGTGATCTGTTTGCGGCTTCCTTCCCCATGGAGGAACAGCCTTTTGTGAGTTCGGGCAAGGCAGCTGGACTTGGCCACCATCTGTGGGGGACATCCTCCTAGGACAGGTTCTCAACCATGGTTTGCCTGGTGCACCTCAAACACCAGCAGGCTTCCACCAGGTACTCCCGGACCTTCCTGTAGCCAAAGACCACAACATATGAGCTGGCCGAGTAATAAACGGAAGACAGGATGCCATAGAGGGCACTGAGGACGCTATTTTCGAAGCTGCTCTTGATGTACCCCGAGGCGATGGCGATCCAGACCATGTCGTTGGAGATCCAGCAGACCACGTATATGGACAGCAAGGAGAGCAAGACCTTCGTGGCCTGGGCAGTGTGCTTGTTCCAGCTGCCGCTGGTGACCGAAGAAGCCGCTTTCACTTTCCGGCTGTGCTTGCAGAGAAGGTCGATGATGAAGACATTGAGGACGATGACCAGCATGACGAAGACAAGGTCCAAACTAACCGAGGCGTATGTGGTGAACTTCATGGCAAAGCTCCCTGTAGACCTTAAGCAGGTTGAGGTCGCCAGGTAGGCGATGGTCTTGTTCCTTCTGCCCACCGTCTTCTCATACTGCAAGTAAGGTATCTGTAAGAAGATGCTGACTATCCAACACCCGACCAGGGTGCTGTTGACGTACTTGCCCTGGTGCCGGTAGATGAACTTGGACCACCGGTAGCTGGGCCGACGGATCTTGATGAGGTGCAGGAAGCTCAGGTTCTCTACCGACCAGATGCTGATCAGCCTCAGGGTGTGGTACGTGTAGAGCAGGATCCTGCAGCCCAGTTCTCCAAACACCTTGGTGCTGCTGAAGATAAGGAGCCCCGGGATGGCCTTGTAGCAGCAGAGGAGGAAGTTCACCAGGGACATGTTGACAATGATGCGGTCCAGAGGCTGCAGCGATTTGTGCCGGATGGCGTTGCTGATGAAGGCAAAAAGGACAATGAGGTTTCCGACCATGCCAATGAAGGACGACAGGTACATAAGGATGGATGTCGCGAACATGAGATCGTGCACCATGGTGAGGCAAGGGCTCGCGCGCACATTACCAGGTTCCAGACGCCTCGCTTCTTTGTTTGACTTCCTTTTGGTAGTTCTCTGGTCTGACACAGGACACCAGCTCCTTTTTCAACCCTATCAAAGGCAGGTGTTCGGAAGGCGATTTCCCCCCTGCTCATGAGATCCGGGTGTTCTTTTATATGGGCACAACTTCTCCTGGCGCACTCCCACCGGGGACATGATTACTCTGCTATTTGCATAAGGCTTGTTATCTTATTTTGCTGAAAAGGGTCAGGTGTAAAGCAGATTAGCCAGGGGCTGATAAGAAATGTGCCAAGGCAGGGAGGAAACCGAGGGAGGGAGCAGGATGCAGGAGGGAACACGAGGCCGTATACGTGGCCAAAACAACTTTCAGGtgcgctcgggggggggggtagccgAAGGGATGCCCATCAGGCGATGTCAGACTTCAGTTGGCACCAGCCCCAACCAGcgtggccaatggttaggggtgGTGGGAGGTGTAGCCCACCACATCTGCACAACACCATGTTGAGTGGCCCTGTGTTATGTACTCAATGCACCGCTCACTCTAATTTATGCGGCTTTGAATTCACCCTCCATTCTGCAAGTGCAAAGAAGGAGATTTGCAGCATTCAAGATCTAGCTAGTGAGCTGTATATACACAGAAATGTAGAATTGTCGAATTCCTTTCACAGGGGGTCCAGATCTGCTGCCCGGTGCAGCTGCCTCATCCTGCTTCTGGAGTGGGCTGGTCCTTCCTCCCCAATGTCACTGATGCCCCGCCTAGATAGGGGGCAGATTTCTAATTCCGCCCCGCCCCACAGGCTGCTACTACCTAGGTCTAATCCTGTCGGCTCCGCTTTCTCGTAAACATACCTTTTGAAAGGTACAGCAGGTGGAAagagattttgggggggcagaaacggtgggtggggggagggttaAGCAAAAACCTACCCTGCTGTTTCTCCCTTCTCAGTTACACTGCCCAATTGGAGAGATGCTATGGGCTGGTCCTGCCCCGTCCGTTTCCTtgcaaacacacattttaaaagcattgtcAAAAAGTGGTCAGCGGGAGTAGGGTTAGGCACACAGCTCCCTGGGTGCGCCACCCTTCTCATTTGCACCATCCAAAGCTGTTTTcccatattttcttcttttttataaaaaaaaaagacatgggTAGGTCTTTAAGGAATACGTCCGTGCATAATCTGTAGTTTGCACCTGTGGCCGTGATCTGGTGGTAAAAGGGAGGTTGGATTTTGTTCACAGATGCTATGAGAACACACAGCTGGCTACTGAATTGCGGCAAAGAGACATGCAGAGGATCTCTTGGAAACAGGGAAGTGCCTTTGTTGTTGGTTGCTGGGAAATCTGCTGAGGACAGAAATCTTTATCCAGTGATTGAAAACCAGCGTCGTTCAACCATTGTTGCAACCAGGAAAGGACCCACCAGTCATTTGTCATCGTTCTTGCCCCGATTTTGTTCTTTCCAAAGTTTACTTTCTCCATGACCCATGTTGGATGGGattttggggggagagaagagagaaaggggtggCCTAAATctgattccagaccctccaagtttcccttctttccagggacgtccctggtttTAGagcagctgtcccagtttctgattggatcccagaatgtcccacttttccttaggacgtccctattttcatgggagaaatgttggagggtatggagttatctgacccctgagccatctgaaggcaatcctgtattgggaaggtttttttaaaaaatgtgcaatgTTTcgttacgtttttatatatgttggaagctgcccagagtgcctggggcaacccggtaagatgtgtggggtataaatatagtggtacctcaggttaagtacttaatttgttctggaggttggttcttaacctgaaactgttcttaacctgaagcaccactttagctaatgtggcctcctgctgctgctgtgccgccggagcacgatttctgttctcatcctgaagcaaagttcttaacctgtagcattatttctgggttagcaaagtgtgtaacctgaagcgtatgtaacctgaagcgtatgtaacccgaggtaccactgtagtaaaattatcattatggaatgggacgtccctattttcatggagaaatattggaaggcATGTGATTCCCATACAGTTGAAGGCctcgagaagagaagactccctggaaaagaccctgatgttgggagagatggagggcacaaggagaggggggtggcagaggatgagatggttggacagtgttcttgaagctaccagcatgagtttgagcaagctgcggcaggcagt from Podarcis raffonei isolate rPodRaf1 chromosome 9, rPodRaf1.pri, whole genome shotgun sequence harbors:
- the LOC128420627 gene encoding vomeronasal type-1 receptor 3-like; translation: MVHDLMFATSILMYLSSFIGMVGNLIVLFAFISNAIRHKSLQPLDRIIVNMSLVNFLLCCYKAIPGLLIFSSTKVFGELGCRILLYTYHTLRLISIWSVENLSFLHLIKIRRPSYRWSKFIYRHQGKYVNSTLVGCWIVSIFLQIPYLQYEKTVGRRNKTIAYLATSTCLRSTGSFAMKFTTYASVSLDLVFVMLVIVLNVFIIDLLCKHSRKVKAASSVTSGSWNKHTAQATKVLLSLLSIYVVCWISNDMVWIAIASGYIKSSFENSVLSALYGILSSVYYSASSYVVVFGYRKVREYLVEACWCLRCTRQTMVENLS